In Mugil cephalus isolate CIBA_MC_2020 chromosome 20, CIBA_Mcephalus_1.1, whole genome shotgun sequence, the following are encoded in one genomic region:
- the metrnla gene encoding meteorin-like protein, with amino-acid sequence MLTPMLAPLLPLLLLCRISFCQYSSDQCSWKGSGLTHEGHTRDVEQVYLRCSQGSLEWLYPTGAIIVNLRPNTASPAATRLSVCIKPSIDSTGTNIYLDRNGKLRLLLREQDQSRGKVHCFSIQEGALFIEAVLHMDISRRITAFQYELVSDRLRAEAHSLSAPCQPCSDQEMLLAVCTNDFVARGIIKKVEQEEEHSSVTVEISRLYRQKTQVFTSGVARARSWIGHIKMPLQCGVRSGEGDFLFTGTVRFGEAWMGCAPRYKDFLRLYYEAEQQGTNPCHMDTD; translated from the exons ATGCTCACCCCGATGCTGGCCCCTCTgctgcctcttctcctcctctgtcggATTTCTTTCTGCCAGTACTCAAGCGACCAGTGCAGCTGGAAGGGCAG TGGCCTGACCCACGAAGGCCACACCAGAGACGTGGAGCAGGTGTACCTACGTTGCTCTCAAGGCTCTCTGGAGTGGCTCTATCCCACAGGGGCCATCATCGTCAACCTCCGACCCAACACAGCCTCTCCCGCAGCCACTCGGCTCTCCGTCTGCATCAAACCCTCCATAGACTCCACGGGCACAAACATCTACCTGGACCGTAACGGCAAGCTGCGCTTACTGCTGCGTGAACAGGACCAGTCTCGGGGCAAGGTGCACTGCTTCAGCATTCAAGAGGGGGCGCTGTTCATTGAGGCCGTCCTGCATATGGACATCAGCCGGCGGATTACAGCGTTCCAGTACGAGCTGGTCAGCGACAGGCTCAGGGCAGAGGCACACTCACTTAGTG CACCCTGTCAGCCCTGTAGTGATCAAGAGATGCTCCTAGCAGTCTGCACCAACGACTTTG tggcACGGGGCATCATTAAGAAggtggagcaggaagaggagcacTCATCTGTGACTGTGGAGATCAGTCGTCTCTACAGGCAGAAGACCCAGGTCTTTACATCTGGGGTTGCGAGGGCAAGGAGCTGGATAGGCCACATCAAGATGCCCCTTCAGTGTGGGGTGAGATCTGGGGAGGGCGACTTCCTATTCACTGGGACAGTGAGGTTTGGGGAGGCCTGGATGGGCTGCGCCCCACGCTACAAGGACTTCCTACGGTTGTATTATGAGGCAGAGCAGCAGGGAACTAACCCCTGTCACATggacactgactga